In Entelurus aequoreus isolate RoL-2023_Sb linkage group LG02, RoL_Eaeq_v1.1, whole genome shotgun sequence, one genomic interval encodes:
- the LOC133662917 gene encoding WD repeat-containing protein 76-like isoform X6, translating to MDTRRLKHQPAEKQEGTPIQIKGVRKSSRTVLPPKRLRYSPAALLPPRRQFSKKRNIENDKDEQDDVSVAENNKEVTNDKGLSAYELERLENIRQNQAFLSAINLFQVDASEELKRSSAKLQPSQRGLARSHAEVKEVLPPRKSLRLQNKQAEVWTLPLEHNRWSVPRPDLWAKKPAGPLSMEPVNMAEASKLPPQLLRLCSDVSPKQMGELNLSKYCSTLGKMRISEDKVAKVVTDHIFSAAFHPSSTSLLMAAGDQKGKVGLWSLGEDWGNDGVLLFEPHSRPVGCLAFSRAHSTQLLSLSYDGSLRCMDVEKAVFDDVYNVEYGLKTFDFLSHDCLTLVVGDWYGNVAIVDRRTPGTSHESFHSLDPKVLRCVSVHPLQQQYVVVAKNREVSIYDIRSLKMNESQPVCQLNGHSLSISSCFFSPCTGNRVITSCKDNRLRVYDTSSLMSEAPLLKSISHNMNTGCVVSTLSAVWDPKQENCLIVGSVSWPRKVQVFHESGRLLQSFEDYELLHTVQSVTAFHPTRNAILGGNSSGRLHVFSD from the exons ATGGATACGAGACGTCTAAAGCACCAACCCGCAGAAAAG CAGGAGGGGACCCCAATCCAGATAAAGGGAGTCCGCAAATCTTCTCGAACAGTCTTGCCACCCAAACGCCTTCGATACTCCCCTGCTGCTCTACTGCCACCCAGGAGACAG TTTTCTAAAAAGCGCAACATAGAAAACGACAAGGACGAACAAGACGATGTTTCAGTTGCGGAAAACAACAAGGAAGTTACAAAT GACAAAGGACTTTCAGCTTATGAATTGGAGCGTTTGGAAAACATCAGGCAAAATCAAGCCTTCCTCTCTGCTATCAATCTGTTTCAGGTAGAC GCGTCTGAGGAGTTGAAACGGTCGTCGGCGAAGCTGCAGCCATCGCAGAGGGGTCTTGCGAG GTCACATGCGGAGGTAAAAGAAGTGCTGCCGCCTCGCAAGTCCCTGCGTCTCCAAAACAAACAAGCAGAGGTCTGGACCCTTCCCCTTGAACACAACAGATGGAGTGTCCCAAGACCG GATTTGTGGGCCAAGAAGCCTGCAGGTCCTCTATCCATGGAGCCTGTCAACATGGCTGAAGCAAGCAAACTGCCACCTCAGCTTCTCAGGCTCTGCTCTGAT GTCTCGCCAAAACAAATGGGAGAACTTAATTTGTCAAA GTACTGCTCCACGCTGGGGAAGATGAGGATTAGTGAAGACAAAGTGGCCAAAGTGGTGACGGACCACATCTTCTCAGCAGCCTTCCACCCTTCTTCCACAAGTCTGTTAATGGCCGCTGGCGACCAGAAAGGGAAAGTCGGCCTCTGGAGTTTA GGTGAAGACTGGGGAAATGATGGCGTTCTTCTCTTTGAGCCCCACAGTCGCCCAGTGGGCTGCTTGGCTTTCTCCAGGGCGCATTCCACACAGCTGCTGAGTCTCAGCTACGACGGATCTCTGCGCTGCATGGATGTGGAAAAAGCTGTCTTCGATGAT GTGTACAACGTTGAATATGGGCTGAAAACCTTCGACttcctgtcacatgactgtttgaCCCTCGTGGTCGGGGACTGGTACGGAAATGTGGCCATCGTGGACAGACGTACCCCAGG AACCTCACACGAGTCTTTCCACTCACTGGACCCCAAGGTTTTACGCTGTGTCAGCGTTCATCCTCTACAGCAGCAATACGTTGTAGTGGCAAAGAACAG GGAGGTGAGCATTTATGACATTCGAAGTCTGAAGATGAATGAAAGCCAGCCTGTCTGCCAGCTGAATGGTCACTCTTTAAGCATATCCAGCTGCTTTTTCTCACCCTGCACGGGCAACAGAGTGATCACTTCTTGCAAGGACAACCGCTTAAG GGTATATGACACATCTTCCCTGATGTCTGAAGCCCCCCTGCTGAAGTCCATCAG CCACAACATGAATACGGGTTGCGTGGTGTCCACACTGTCGGCCGTGTGGGATCCCAAACAGGAGAACTGTCTAATAGTGGGAAGCGTTTCTTGGCCGCGCAAGGTGCAGGTGTTCCACGAGAGCGGCCGACTCTTACAGTCCTTCGAAGACTATGAGCTCCTCCACACCGTGCAGTCAGTCACTGCTTTCCACCCCACCAGAAACGCAATCCTGGGCGGCAACTCGTCAGGACGCCTGCACGTCTTCTCTGATTGA
- the LOC133662917 gene encoding WD repeat-containing protein 76-like isoform X2 → MDTRRLKHQPAEKEGTPIQIKGVRKSSRTVLPPKRLRYSPAALLPPRRQFSKKRNIENDKDEQDDVSVAENNKEVTNDKGLSAYELERLENIRQNQAFLSAINLFQVDASEELKRSSAKLQPSQRGLARSHAEVKEVLPPRKSLRLQNKQAEVWTLPLEHNRWSVPRPDLWAKKPAGPLSMEPVNMAEASKLPPQLLRLCSDVGGAQVVSPKQMGELNLSKYCSTLGKMRISEDKVAKVVTDHIFSAAFHPSSTSLLMAAGDQKGKVGLWSLGEDWGNDGVLLFEPHSRPVGCLAFSRAHSTQLLSLSYDGSLRCMDVEKAVFDDVYNVEYGLKTFDFLSHDCLTLVVGDWYGNVAIVDRRTPGTSHESFHSLDPKVLRCVSVHPLQQQYVVVAKNREVSIYDIRSLKMNESQPVCQLNGHSLSISSCFFSPCTGNRVITSCKDNRLRVYDTSSLMSEAPLLKSISHNMNTGCVVSTLSAVWDPKQENCLIVGSVSWPRKVQVFHESGRLLQSFEDYELLHTVQSVTAFHPTRNAILGGNSSGRLHVFSD, encoded by the exons ATGGATACGAGACGTCTAAAGCACCAACCCGCAGAAAAG GAGGGGACCCCAATCCAGATAAAGGGAGTCCGCAAATCTTCTCGAACAGTCTTGCCACCCAAACGCCTTCGATACTCCCCTGCTGCTCTACTGCCACCCAGGAGACAG TTTTCTAAAAAGCGCAACATAGAAAACGACAAGGACGAACAAGACGATGTTTCAGTTGCGGAAAACAACAAGGAAGTTACAAAT GACAAAGGACTTTCAGCTTATGAATTGGAGCGTTTGGAAAACATCAGGCAAAATCAAGCCTTCCTCTCTGCTATCAATCTGTTTCAGGTAGAC GCGTCTGAGGAGTTGAAACGGTCGTCGGCGAAGCTGCAGCCATCGCAGAGGGGTCTTGCGAG GTCACATGCGGAGGTAAAAGAAGTGCTGCCGCCTCGCAAGTCCCTGCGTCTCCAAAACAAACAAGCAGAGGTCTGGACCCTTCCCCTTGAACACAACAGATGGAGTGTCCCAAGACCG GATTTGTGGGCCAAGAAGCCTGCAGGTCCTCTATCCATGGAGCCTGTCAACATGGCTGAAGCAAGCAAACTGCCACCTCAGCTTCTCAGGCTCTGCTCTGATGTAGGAGGCGCTCAAGTG GTCTCGCCAAAACAAATGGGAGAACTTAATTTGTCAAA GTACTGCTCCACGCTGGGGAAGATGAGGATTAGTGAAGACAAAGTGGCCAAAGTGGTGACGGACCACATCTTCTCAGCAGCCTTCCACCCTTCTTCCACAAGTCTGTTAATGGCCGCTGGCGACCAGAAAGGGAAAGTCGGCCTCTGGAGTTTA GGTGAAGACTGGGGAAATGATGGCGTTCTTCTCTTTGAGCCCCACAGTCGCCCAGTGGGCTGCTTGGCTTTCTCCAGGGCGCATTCCACACAGCTGCTGAGTCTCAGCTACGACGGATCTCTGCGCTGCATGGATGTGGAAAAAGCTGTCTTCGATGAT GTGTACAACGTTGAATATGGGCTGAAAACCTTCGACttcctgtcacatgactgtttgaCCCTCGTGGTCGGGGACTGGTACGGAAATGTGGCCATCGTGGACAGACGTACCCCAGG AACCTCACACGAGTCTTTCCACTCACTGGACCCCAAGGTTTTACGCTGTGTCAGCGTTCATCCTCTACAGCAGCAATACGTTGTAGTGGCAAAGAACAG GGAGGTGAGCATTTATGACATTCGAAGTCTGAAGATGAATGAAAGCCAGCCTGTCTGCCAGCTGAATGGTCACTCTTTAAGCATATCCAGCTGCTTTTTCTCACCCTGCACGGGCAACAGAGTGATCACTTCTTGCAAGGACAACCGCTTAAG GGTATATGACACATCTTCCCTGATGTCTGAAGCCCCCCTGCTGAAGTCCATCAG CCACAACATGAATACGGGTTGCGTGGTGTCCACACTGTCGGCCGTGTGGGATCCCAAACAGGAGAACTGTCTAATAGTGGGAAGCGTTTCTTGGCCGCGCAAGGTGCAGGTGTTCCACGAGAGCGGCCGACTCTTACAGTCCTTCGAAGACTATGAGCTCCTCCACACCGTGCAGTCAGTCACTGCTTTCCACCCCACCAGAAACGCAATCCTGGGCGGCAACTCGTCAGGACGCCTGCACGTCTTCTCTGATTGA
- the LOC133662917 gene encoding WD repeat-containing protein 76-like isoform X5 yields MDTRRLKHQPAEKEGTPIQIKGVRKSSRTVLPPKRLRYSPAALLPPRRQRNIENDKDEQDDVSVAENNKEVTNDKGLSAYELERLENIRQNQAFLSAINLFQVDASEELKRSSAKLQPSQRGLARSHAEVKEVLPPRKSLRLQNKQAEVWTLPLEHNRWSVPRPDLWAKKPAGPLSMEPVNMAEASKLPPQLLRLCSDVGGAQVVSPKQMGELNLSKYCSTLGKMRISEDKVAKVVTDHIFSAAFHPSSTSLLMAAGDQKGKVGLWSLGEDWGNDGVLLFEPHSRPVGCLAFSRAHSTQLLSLSYDGSLRCMDVEKAVFDDVYNVEYGLKTFDFLSHDCLTLVVGDWYGNVAIVDRRTPGTSHESFHSLDPKVLRCVSVHPLQQQYVVVAKNREVSIYDIRSLKMNESQPVCQLNGHSLSISSCFFSPCTGNRVITSCKDNRLRVYDTSSLMSEAPLLKSISHNMNTGCVVSTLSAVWDPKQENCLIVGSVSWPRKVQVFHESGRLLQSFEDYELLHTVQSVTAFHPTRNAILGGNSSGRLHVFSD; encoded by the exons ATGGATACGAGACGTCTAAAGCACCAACCCGCAGAAAAG GAGGGGACCCCAATCCAGATAAAGGGAGTCCGCAAATCTTCTCGAACAGTCTTGCCACCCAAACGCCTTCGATACTCCCCTGCTGCTCTACTGCCACCCAGGAGACAG CGCAACATAGAAAACGACAAGGACGAACAAGACGATGTTTCAGTTGCGGAAAACAACAAGGAAGTTACAAAT GACAAAGGACTTTCAGCTTATGAATTGGAGCGTTTGGAAAACATCAGGCAAAATCAAGCCTTCCTCTCTGCTATCAATCTGTTTCAGGTAGAC GCGTCTGAGGAGTTGAAACGGTCGTCGGCGAAGCTGCAGCCATCGCAGAGGGGTCTTGCGAG GTCACATGCGGAGGTAAAAGAAGTGCTGCCGCCTCGCAAGTCCCTGCGTCTCCAAAACAAACAAGCAGAGGTCTGGACCCTTCCCCTTGAACACAACAGATGGAGTGTCCCAAGACCG GATTTGTGGGCCAAGAAGCCTGCAGGTCCTCTATCCATGGAGCCTGTCAACATGGCTGAAGCAAGCAAACTGCCACCTCAGCTTCTCAGGCTCTGCTCTGATGTAGGAGGCGCTCAAGTG GTCTCGCCAAAACAAATGGGAGAACTTAATTTGTCAAA GTACTGCTCCACGCTGGGGAAGATGAGGATTAGTGAAGACAAAGTGGCCAAAGTGGTGACGGACCACATCTTCTCAGCAGCCTTCCACCCTTCTTCCACAAGTCTGTTAATGGCCGCTGGCGACCAGAAAGGGAAAGTCGGCCTCTGGAGTTTA GGTGAAGACTGGGGAAATGATGGCGTTCTTCTCTTTGAGCCCCACAGTCGCCCAGTGGGCTGCTTGGCTTTCTCCAGGGCGCATTCCACACAGCTGCTGAGTCTCAGCTACGACGGATCTCTGCGCTGCATGGATGTGGAAAAAGCTGTCTTCGATGAT GTGTACAACGTTGAATATGGGCTGAAAACCTTCGACttcctgtcacatgactgtttgaCCCTCGTGGTCGGGGACTGGTACGGAAATGTGGCCATCGTGGACAGACGTACCCCAGG AACCTCACACGAGTCTTTCCACTCACTGGACCCCAAGGTTTTACGCTGTGTCAGCGTTCATCCTCTACAGCAGCAATACGTTGTAGTGGCAAAGAACAG GGAGGTGAGCATTTATGACATTCGAAGTCTGAAGATGAATGAAAGCCAGCCTGTCTGCCAGCTGAATGGTCACTCTTTAAGCATATCCAGCTGCTTTTTCTCACCCTGCACGGGCAACAGAGTGATCACTTCTTGCAAGGACAACCGCTTAAG GGTATATGACACATCTTCCCTGATGTCTGAAGCCCCCCTGCTGAAGTCCATCAG CCACAACATGAATACGGGTTGCGTGGTGTCCACACTGTCGGCCGTGTGGGATCCCAAACAGGAGAACTGTCTAATAGTGGGAAGCGTTTCTTGGCCGCGCAAGGTGCAGGTGTTCCACGAGAGCGGCCGACTCTTACAGTCCTTCGAAGACTATGAGCTCCTCCACACCGTGCAGTCAGTCACTGCTTTCCACCCCACCAGAAACGCAATCCTGGGCGGCAACTCGTCAGGACGCCTGCACGTCTTCTCTGATTGA
- the LOC133662917 gene encoding WD repeat-containing protein 76-like isoform X1, with protein MDTRRLKHQPAEKQEGTPIQIKGVRKSSRTVLPPKRLRYSPAALLPPRRQFSKKRNIENDKDEQDDVSVAENNKEVTNDKGLSAYELERLENIRQNQAFLSAINLFQVDASEELKRSSAKLQPSQRGLARSHAEVKEVLPPRKSLRLQNKQAEVWTLPLEHNRWSVPRPDLWAKKPAGPLSMEPVNMAEASKLPPQLLRLCSDVGGAQVVSPKQMGELNLSKYCSTLGKMRISEDKVAKVVTDHIFSAAFHPSSTSLLMAAGDQKGKVGLWSLGEDWGNDGVLLFEPHSRPVGCLAFSRAHSTQLLSLSYDGSLRCMDVEKAVFDDVYNVEYGLKTFDFLSHDCLTLVVGDWYGNVAIVDRRTPGTSHESFHSLDPKVLRCVSVHPLQQQYVVVAKNREVSIYDIRSLKMNESQPVCQLNGHSLSISSCFFSPCTGNRVITSCKDNRLRVYDTSSLMSEAPLLKSISHNMNTGCVVSTLSAVWDPKQENCLIVGSVSWPRKVQVFHESGRLLQSFEDYELLHTVQSVTAFHPTRNAILGGNSSGRLHVFSD; from the exons ATGGATACGAGACGTCTAAAGCACCAACCCGCAGAAAAG CAGGAGGGGACCCCAATCCAGATAAAGGGAGTCCGCAAATCTTCTCGAACAGTCTTGCCACCCAAACGCCTTCGATACTCCCCTGCTGCTCTACTGCCACCCAGGAGACAG TTTTCTAAAAAGCGCAACATAGAAAACGACAAGGACGAACAAGACGATGTTTCAGTTGCGGAAAACAACAAGGAAGTTACAAAT GACAAAGGACTTTCAGCTTATGAATTGGAGCGTTTGGAAAACATCAGGCAAAATCAAGCCTTCCTCTCTGCTATCAATCTGTTTCAGGTAGAC GCGTCTGAGGAGTTGAAACGGTCGTCGGCGAAGCTGCAGCCATCGCAGAGGGGTCTTGCGAG GTCACATGCGGAGGTAAAAGAAGTGCTGCCGCCTCGCAAGTCCCTGCGTCTCCAAAACAAACAAGCAGAGGTCTGGACCCTTCCCCTTGAACACAACAGATGGAGTGTCCCAAGACCG GATTTGTGGGCCAAGAAGCCTGCAGGTCCTCTATCCATGGAGCCTGTCAACATGGCTGAAGCAAGCAAACTGCCACCTCAGCTTCTCAGGCTCTGCTCTGATGTAGGAGGCGCTCAAGTG GTCTCGCCAAAACAAATGGGAGAACTTAATTTGTCAAA GTACTGCTCCACGCTGGGGAAGATGAGGATTAGTGAAGACAAAGTGGCCAAAGTGGTGACGGACCACATCTTCTCAGCAGCCTTCCACCCTTCTTCCACAAGTCTGTTAATGGCCGCTGGCGACCAGAAAGGGAAAGTCGGCCTCTGGAGTTTA GGTGAAGACTGGGGAAATGATGGCGTTCTTCTCTTTGAGCCCCACAGTCGCCCAGTGGGCTGCTTGGCTTTCTCCAGGGCGCATTCCACACAGCTGCTGAGTCTCAGCTACGACGGATCTCTGCGCTGCATGGATGTGGAAAAAGCTGTCTTCGATGAT GTGTACAACGTTGAATATGGGCTGAAAACCTTCGACttcctgtcacatgactgtttgaCCCTCGTGGTCGGGGACTGGTACGGAAATGTGGCCATCGTGGACAGACGTACCCCAGG AACCTCACACGAGTCTTTCCACTCACTGGACCCCAAGGTTTTACGCTGTGTCAGCGTTCATCCTCTACAGCAGCAATACGTTGTAGTGGCAAAGAACAG GGAGGTGAGCATTTATGACATTCGAAGTCTGAAGATGAATGAAAGCCAGCCTGTCTGCCAGCTGAATGGTCACTCTTTAAGCATATCCAGCTGCTTTTTCTCACCCTGCACGGGCAACAGAGTGATCACTTCTTGCAAGGACAACCGCTTAAG GGTATATGACACATCTTCCCTGATGTCTGAAGCCCCCCTGCTGAAGTCCATCAG CCACAACATGAATACGGGTTGCGTGGTGTCCACACTGTCGGCCGTGTGGGATCCCAAACAGGAGAACTGTCTAATAGTGGGAAGCGTTTCTTGGCCGCGCAAGGTGCAGGTGTTCCACGAGAGCGGCCGACTCTTACAGTCCTTCGAAGACTATGAGCTCCTCCACACCGTGCAGTCAGTCACTGCTTTCCACCCCACCAGAAACGCAATCCTGGGCGGCAACTCGTCAGGACGCCTGCACGTCTTCTCTGATTGA
- the LOC133662917 gene encoding WD repeat-containing protein 76-like isoform X4, producing MDTRRLKHQPAEKQEGTPIQIKGVRKSSRTVLPPKRLRYSPAALLPPRRQRNIENDKDEQDDVSVAENNKEVTNDKGLSAYELERLENIRQNQAFLSAINLFQVDASEELKRSSAKLQPSQRGLARSHAEVKEVLPPRKSLRLQNKQAEVWTLPLEHNRWSVPRPDLWAKKPAGPLSMEPVNMAEASKLPPQLLRLCSDVGGAQVVSPKQMGELNLSKYCSTLGKMRISEDKVAKVVTDHIFSAAFHPSSTSLLMAAGDQKGKVGLWSLGEDWGNDGVLLFEPHSRPVGCLAFSRAHSTQLLSLSYDGSLRCMDVEKAVFDDVYNVEYGLKTFDFLSHDCLTLVVGDWYGNVAIVDRRTPGTSHESFHSLDPKVLRCVSVHPLQQQYVVVAKNREVSIYDIRSLKMNESQPVCQLNGHSLSISSCFFSPCTGNRVITSCKDNRLRVYDTSSLMSEAPLLKSISHNMNTGCVVSTLSAVWDPKQENCLIVGSVSWPRKVQVFHESGRLLQSFEDYELLHTVQSVTAFHPTRNAILGGNSSGRLHVFSD from the exons ATGGATACGAGACGTCTAAAGCACCAACCCGCAGAAAAG CAGGAGGGGACCCCAATCCAGATAAAGGGAGTCCGCAAATCTTCTCGAACAGTCTTGCCACCCAAACGCCTTCGATACTCCCCTGCTGCTCTACTGCCACCCAGGAGACAG CGCAACATAGAAAACGACAAGGACGAACAAGACGATGTTTCAGTTGCGGAAAACAACAAGGAAGTTACAAAT GACAAAGGACTTTCAGCTTATGAATTGGAGCGTTTGGAAAACATCAGGCAAAATCAAGCCTTCCTCTCTGCTATCAATCTGTTTCAGGTAGAC GCGTCTGAGGAGTTGAAACGGTCGTCGGCGAAGCTGCAGCCATCGCAGAGGGGTCTTGCGAG GTCACATGCGGAGGTAAAAGAAGTGCTGCCGCCTCGCAAGTCCCTGCGTCTCCAAAACAAACAAGCAGAGGTCTGGACCCTTCCCCTTGAACACAACAGATGGAGTGTCCCAAGACCG GATTTGTGGGCCAAGAAGCCTGCAGGTCCTCTATCCATGGAGCCTGTCAACATGGCTGAAGCAAGCAAACTGCCACCTCAGCTTCTCAGGCTCTGCTCTGATGTAGGAGGCGCTCAAGTG GTCTCGCCAAAACAAATGGGAGAACTTAATTTGTCAAA GTACTGCTCCACGCTGGGGAAGATGAGGATTAGTGAAGACAAAGTGGCCAAAGTGGTGACGGACCACATCTTCTCAGCAGCCTTCCACCCTTCTTCCACAAGTCTGTTAATGGCCGCTGGCGACCAGAAAGGGAAAGTCGGCCTCTGGAGTTTA GGTGAAGACTGGGGAAATGATGGCGTTCTTCTCTTTGAGCCCCACAGTCGCCCAGTGGGCTGCTTGGCTTTCTCCAGGGCGCATTCCACACAGCTGCTGAGTCTCAGCTACGACGGATCTCTGCGCTGCATGGATGTGGAAAAAGCTGTCTTCGATGAT GTGTACAACGTTGAATATGGGCTGAAAACCTTCGACttcctgtcacatgactgtttgaCCCTCGTGGTCGGGGACTGGTACGGAAATGTGGCCATCGTGGACAGACGTACCCCAGG AACCTCACACGAGTCTTTCCACTCACTGGACCCCAAGGTTTTACGCTGTGTCAGCGTTCATCCTCTACAGCAGCAATACGTTGTAGTGGCAAAGAACAG GGAGGTGAGCATTTATGACATTCGAAGTCTGAAGATGAATGAAAGCCAGCCTGTCTGCCAGCTGAATGGTCACTCTTTAAGCATATCCAGCTGCTTTTTCTCACCCTGCACGGGCAACAGAGTGATCACTTCTTGCAAGGACAACCGCTTAAG GGTATATGACACATCTTCCCTGATGTCTGAAGCCCCCCTGCTGAAGTCCATCAG CCACAACATGAATACGGGTTGCGTGGTGTCCACACTGTCGGCCGTGTGGGATCCCAAACAGGAGAACTGTCTAATAGTGGGAAGCGTTTCTTGGCCGCGCAAGGTGCAGGTGTTCCACGAGAGCGGCCGACTCTTACAGTCCTTCGAAGACTATGAGCTCCTCCACACCGTGCAGTCAGTCACTGCTTTCCACCCCACCAGAAACGCAATCCTGGGCGGCAACTCGTCAGGACGCCTGCACGTCTTCTCTGATTGA
- the LOC133662917 gene encoding WD repeat-containing protein 76-like isoform X3 produces the protein MDTRRLKHQPAEKQEGTPIQIKGVRKSSRTVLPPKRLRYSPAALLPPRRQFSKKRNIENDKDEQDDVSVAENNKEVTNDKGLSAYELERLENIRQNQAFLSAINLFQASEELKRSSAKLQPSQRGLARSHAEVKEVLPPRKSLRLQNKQAEVWTLPLEHNRWSVPRPDLWAKKPAGPLSMEPVNMAEASKLPPQLLRLCSDVGGAQVVSPKQMGELNLSKYCSTLGKMRISEDKVAKVVTDHIFSAAFHPSSTSLLMAAGDQKGKVGLWSLGEDWGNDGVLLFEPHSRPVGCLAFSRAHSTQLLSLSYDGSLRCMDVEKAVFDDVYNVEYGLKTFDFLSHDCLTLVVGDWYGNVAIVDRRTPGTSHESFHSLDPKVLRCVSVHPLQQQYVVVAKNREVSIYDIRSLKMNESQPVCQLNGHSLSISSCFFSPCTGNRVITSCKDNRLRVYDTSSLMSEAPLLKSISHNMNTGCVVSTLSAVWDPKQENCLIVGSVSWPRKVQVFHESGRLLQSFEDYELLHTVQSVTAFHPTRNAILGGNSSGRLHVFSD, from the exons ATGGATACGAGACGTCTAAAGCACCAACCCGCAGAAAAG CAGGAGGGGACCCCAATCCAGATAAAGGGAGTCCGCAAATCTTCTCGAACAGTCTTGCCACCCAAACGCCTTCGATACTCCCCTGCTGCTCTACTGCCACCCAGGAGACAG TTTTCTAAAAAGCGCAACATAGAAAACGACAAGGACGAACAAGACGATGTTTCAGTTGCGGAAAACAACAAGGAAGTTACAAAT GACAAAGGACTTTCAGCTTATGAATTGGAGCGTTTGGAAAACATCAGGCAAAATCAAGCCTTCCTCTCTGCTATCAATCTGTTTCAG GCGTCTGAGGAGTTGAAACGGTCGTCGGCGAAGCTGCAGCCATCGCAGAGGGGTCTTGCGAG GTCACATGCGGAGGTAAAAGAAGTGCTGCCGCCTCGCAAGTCCCTGCGTCTCCAAAACAAACAAGCAGAGGTCTGGACCCTTCCCCTTGAACACAACAGATGGAGTGTCCCAAGACCG GATTTGTGGGCCAAGAAGCCTGCAGGTCCTCTATCCATGGAGCCTGTCAACATGGCTGAAGCAAGCAAACTGCCACCTCAGCTTCTCAGGCTCTGCTCTGATGTAGGAGGCGCTCAAGTG GTCTCGCCAAAACAAATGGGAGAACTTAATTTGTCAAA GTACTGCTCCACGCTGGGGAAGATGAGGATTAGTGAAGACAAAGTGGCCAAAGTGGTGACGGACCACATCTTCTCAGCAGCCTTCCACCCTTCTTCCACAAGTCTGTTAATGGCCGCTGGCGACCAGAAAGGGAAAGTCGGCCTCTGGAGTTTA GGTGAAGACTGGGGAAATGATGGCGTTCTTCTCTTTGAGCCCCACAGTCGCCCAGTGGGCTGCTTGGCTTTCTCCAGGGCGCATTCCACACAGCTGCTGAGTCTCAGCTACGACGGATCTCTGCGCTGCATGGATGTGGAAAAAGCTGTCTTCGATGAT GTGTACAACGTTGAATATGGGCTGAAAACCTTCGACttcctgtcacatgactgtttgaCCCTCGTGGTCGGGGACTGGTACGGAAATGTGGCCATCGTGGACAGACGTACCCCAGG AACCTCACACGAGTCTTTCCACTCACTGGACCCCAAGGTTTTACGCTGTGTCAGCGTTCATCCTCTACAGCAGCAATACGTTGTAGTGGCAAAGAACAG GGAGGTGAGCATTTATGACATTCGAAGTCTGAAGATGAATGAAAGCCAGCCTGTCTGCCAGCTGAATGGTCACTCTTTAAGCATATCCAGCTGCTTTTTCTCACCCTGCACGGGCAACAGAGTGATCACTTCTTGCAAGGACAACCGCTTAAG GGTATATGACACATCTTCCCTGATGTCTGAAGCCCCCCTGCTGAAGTCCATCAG CCACAACATGAATACGGGTTGCGTGGTGTCCACACTGTCGGCCGTGTGGGATCCCAAACAGGAGAACTGTCTAATAGTGGGAAGCGTTTCTTGGCCGCGCAAGGTGCAGGTGTTCCACGAGAGCGGCCGACTCTTACAGTCCTTCGAAGACTATGAGCTCCTCCACACCGTGCAGTCAGTCACTGCTTTCCACCCCACCAGAAACGCAATCCTGGGCGGCAACTCGTCAGGACGCCTGCACGTCTTCTCTGATTGA